The following coding sequences are from one Plasmodium knowlesi strain H genome assembly, chromosome: 9 window:
- a CDS encoding alternative splicing factor ASF-1, putative, translating to MKAEKSGYRVYVGNIPGSTTKEEIIKAFQEFGKITGIDIKYNRNANGTNYAFIEYENYESAKKTVQKKNGQNFMGNMLKVEYTNDKKNKEGHIIPVGKEKLKGFMRNLRLPRNRSNYRVVVKNFPKRKIQLDYVKKFLMKAGKVIHTQLEDEITIAEYDSKEGMLRAVNTLDRTLYNNRSKVYVRVIKDFPHDDSEVEDSIKQLCA from the coding sequence ATGAAGGCAGAGAAAAGCGGATATAGAGTCTACGTGGGAAACATCCCAGGGTCCACGACCaaggaggaaataataaaggCCTTCCAAGAGTTCGGGAAAATCACCGGAATAGACATAAAATATAACCGAAACGCCAACGGGACGAATTACGCCTTCATAGAATACGAGAATTAtgaaagtgcaaaaaaaacagtgcagaaaaaaaatgggcaaaacTTCATGGGGAACATGCTAAAGGTTGAATATAccaatgacaaaaaaaataaggagggACATATAATTCCtgttggaaaagaaaagttaaaaGGATTCATGCGGAACCTTCGGTTGCCAAGGAATAGGTCAAATTATCGTGTTGTAGTGAAAAATTTTCCCAAGAGAAAAATCCAACTGGATTACGTAAAAAAGTTCCTAATGAAGGCAGGGAAAGTTATTCACACACAATTGGAAGATGAAATTACCATCGCAGAATATGACAGTAAGGAAGGTATGTTACGGGCTGTTAATACTTTAGACAGAACTTTGTATAACAATAGGAGCAAGGTATACGTCAGGGTTATTAAGGATTTCCCTCATGATGATTCCGAAGTGGAAGACTCCATCAAACAACTGTGCGCTTAG
- a CDS encoding ATP-dependent zinc metalloprotease FTSH, putative, whose protein sequence is MSRSQIFLKSTRDIYNNGMMGRAGPVEQFLSCRKYLGMLLNVPPHIGGSMEVSASEIGMFSGNRRGVRRWLHVLKRYMKICCREGVLKKEELPKLHETARRLLQTKGRGAVFPQEGKAPDEHLTKEDVPLAYHNEGNFPGGDWRKGKSWQNPFLAQSEFFNPRKYEKVAIGLQENRRKFHQMVQMYLSKAPKGFENFERTNKKKEEGSPSSNSFKPDEEKNNKKFDNFFFFFFFMLLLFFFLFVDSNGLYNEVTQNDFFMNYLSKGYVEKIKLVNKDYVKAYLNVHGMSKYHQKYVSFRIGNSDAFERKVEHIQREMNIQREEIIEVQYTNETNMLSEVKGYIPTILFFLLFAFIFQKITLKNVANSGMDRLFKMNKMNPINKHQLKTDVKFSNVAGMKQAKEEIMEFVDFLRAPSKYENLGAKMPKGALLCGAPGTGKTLLAKAVAGEANVPFFNISGSDFIEVFVGIGPSRVRELFAQARKHAPSIIFIDEIDAVGRKRSKGGFAGGGNDERENTLNQMLVEMDGFHTSNDKVVVLAGTNRVDILDPAITRPGRFDRIVHISKPDINERSEIFQVHLKNLKLHHTLDIENISYLLASLTPGFVGADIANVVNEGAIQCARRSNMVGVQVKDFELAIERVIGGLPKSSSLISPLEKKIISYHETGHALIGWLLEHADPVLKVSILPRSNGALGYSQHLSEEVMLFSRDAILDKVAVILGGRAAEELFIGKITTGAIDDLNKVTQLSYSYVSQYGMNKEIGLVSFQPNTSSEYSFYRPHSECLAHLIDNEVRCLIETQYNRVKSILLKHEKQVHKLADLLFQKETISYQDIVECIGERPYPVKSTYEKFVKANPYKLIRPGETPSEQAIVSDGVGPDGGNGVATAGVSPNGESEKGIQGTHAMPQMGEPNEASAEPLVKREERHITGKKETSEENSDDGKKNNKVSHVGTTR, encoded by the coding sequence ATGAGCAGATCACAGATTTTTCTGAAAAGTACGAGGGATATTTACAACAATGGGATGATGGGTCGTGCGGGCCCAGTGGAACAATTCCTATCGTGCAGGAAGTACCTGGGGATGCTTTTAAATGTGCCCCCCCATATTGGAGGTTCCATGGAGGTAAGCGCCTCAGAAATAGGCATGTTTAGTGGTAACCGCAGAGGGGTGAGGCGTTGGCTACACGTTTTGAAGAGGTACATGAAGATCTGTTGCCGAGAGGGAGTactgaaaaaggaggagctCCCTAAACTCCATGAAACTGCACGACGTTTGCTTCAGACAAAGGGGAGGGGTGCGGTATTCCCGCAGGAGGGAAAAGCCCCCGATGAGCATTTGACAAAGGAAGATGTACCCCTAGCATACCATAACGAAGGGAATTTTCCCGGTGGAGATTGGCGGAAGGGGAAGAGTTGGCAGAACCCCTTCCTTGCGCAgagtgaattttttaaccctcgaaaatatgaaaaagtaGCAATCGGTCTGCaagaaaacagaagaaagtTCCACCAGATGGTTCAAATGTACCTGTCTAAGGCACCTAAAGGAttcgaaaattttgaaaggacaaataaaaagaaggaggaagggagTCCATCGTCCAATTCGTTCAAACcagatgaagagaaaaacaataaaaagttcgacaactttttctttttctttttcttcatgctacttttattctttttcctcttcgtcgATTCGAATGGGTTATACAACGAAGTAACACAAAATGACTTTTTCATGAATTACTTATCCAAGGGATatgtggagaaaattaaGCTAGTTAATAAAGATTACGTGAAAGCATACCTGAACGTTCATGGAATGAGTAAGTATCACCAAAAGTATGTGAGCTTCCGAATAGGGAATAGTGACGCATTCGAACGGAAGGTGGAACATATCCAAAGGGAAATGAATATACAAAGAGAGGAAATAATAGAAGTTCAATATACAAATGAAACGAACATGTTAAGTGAAGTCAAAGGCTACATCCCAactatactttttttcttgctgTTCGCCTTCATATtccaaaaaataacattaaaaaatgtagcgAACAGTGGCATGGATagattatttaaaatgaataaaatgaatccaATTAACAAGCATCAGTTAAAAACAGATGTgaaattttcaaatgttGCAGGAATGAAACAagcgaaagaagaaataatggAATTTGTTGATTTTTTGAGAGCCCCGTCAAAATATGAAAACCTAGGGGCAAAGATGCCGAAAGGGGCTCTGCTATGTGGTGCCCCTGGTACAGGAAAGACATTACTAGCCAAAGCTGTAGCAGGAGAAGCcaatgtgcctttttttaatataagtGGTAGTGATTTTATCGAAGTTTTTGTTGGTATTGGACCATCGAGAGTTAGAGAATTATTTGCTCAAGCGAGAAAACATGCACCATCCATAATATTTATTGATGAAATAGATGCAGTGGGTAGGAAGAGATCCAAGGGTGGTTTCGCAGGTGGAGGAAATGATGAAAGAGAAAACACACTAAATCAAATGTTGGTAGAAATGGACGGTTTTCATACATCTAATGATAAAGTAGTAGTCTTGGCAGGGACGAATCGAGTGGATATTCTAGACCCAGCTATTACGCGACCAGGAAGATTCGATAGAATTGTTCACATAAGCAAGCCTGATATTAATGAACGCTCCGAGATTTTTCAagtgcatttaaaaaatttaaaattacaTCATACATTAGATATAGAAAACATTAGCTACCTTTTAGCTTCTCTAACTCCAGGTTTTGTCGGAGCAGACATTGCCAATGTCGTGAATGAAGGAGCTATCCAATGTGCAAGAAGGTCTAACATGGTTGGTGTTCAGGTGAAAGATTTCGAATTAGCAATAGAAAGAGTAATTGGTGGATTACCAAAGTCTTCTTCTCTCATTTCTccactagaaaaaaaaattatttcctaCCACGAAACAGGTCATGCACTTATCGGGTGGCTACTTGAGCATGCTGATCCCGTTCTAAAGGTTTCTATTTTACCAAGAAGTAATGGAGCCCTCGGTTATTCACAACACCTTTCAGAAGAGGTTATGCTTTTTTCAAGAGATGCTATTTTGGATAAGGTAGCCGTTATTTTAGGAGGAAGAGCAGCTGAAGAATTATTTATCGGAAAAATCACCACCGGTGCAATAGATGATTTAAACAAAGTAACGCAATTATCCTATTCCTATGTATCTCAATACGGAATGAATAAAGAAATAGGACTTGTTTCCTTTCAGCCCAACACTTCAAGTGAATATAGCTTCTACAGACCGCACTCTGAATGCCTAGCGCATCTCATAGATAATGAAGTGCGATGTCTTATTGAGACGCAATATAATCGAGTGAAGTCTATTTTGCTTAAGCATGAGAAACAAGTTCACAAACTAGCCGATCTACTTTTCCAGAAGGAGACCATCTCTTACCAAGACATTGTAGAATGCATCGGAGAGCGCCCTTACCCAGTGAAGTCTACCTACGAGAAGTTCGTCAAAGCCAACCCCTACAAATTAATCCGTCCAGGTGAAACTCCAAGCGAGCAGGCAATTGTCAGTGATGGAGTCGGCCCTGACGGTGGTAATGGTGTAGCTACTGCAGGCGTATCTCCTAATGGGGAGTCCGAGAAAGGGATACAGGGCACACATGCTATGCCTCAGATGGGCGAACCGAATGAAGCATCGGCGGAACCCCTGGTTAAGCGAGAGGAACGGCACATCacaggaaagaaggaaacctCCGAGGAAAATTCTGACGatgggaaaaagaataacaaGGTTTCTCACGTGGGCACTACACGTTga